A part of Sander vitreus isolate 19-12246 chromosome 8, sanVit1, whole genome shotgun sequence genomic DNA contains:
- the LOC144521450 gene encoding leukocyte cysteine proteinase inhibitor 1-like has protein sequence MANIDGGYGETVTVTMEIREICDKMRPLVEGRTGKKYVKFIANAYRRLDGGDGISYLIKVHVAETDYIHVEVFQDLKEKVSLINVKEHQTKHSPLAPF, from the exons ATGGCAAATATCGACGGAGGCTATGGTGAGACAGTAACCGTCACTATGGAAATTCGGGAGATTTGTGATAAG ATGAGGCCCCTAGTGGAGGGAAGAACAGGAAAGAAGTATGTGAAATTCATAGCAAATGCATACAGGAGGCTAGATGGTGGGGATGGAATAAGCTACCTTATCAAG GTTCATGTTGCAGAAACGGACTACATTCATGTGGAAGTCTTCCAAGATCTCAAAGAAAAGGTTTCGCTGATTAATGTAAAGGAGCATCAAACCAAACACAGCCCCCTCGCACCTTTTTAG